The genomic stretch CTTCTTGGTAACCCGGCCAAAGCCAAAGAAAAACTTGGCTGGAGCCACAAGGTCAGCTTTGAGCAATTAGTACATGACATGGTCGAGTCTGACCTTGAAGTGGTGGCGCAGGAAAGCTGGCGCACACGTCGTACAGATGACTGAACGAGGCAGGCGGGGCTGACATGCAGGATACCTATTCGCTTGACGGCAAAAAAGTCTGGGTAACGGGCCATCGCGGCATGGTTGGCGGGGCGCTTGTGCGTCGTCTGGCAACCGAGAATTGTGCGACCATTCTGACCGCTACTCGTAAAGAGGTTGATCTGAAGCGACAAGAGCAGGTGGAAGACTGGATCAACACCAACAAGCCGGATGCTGTCTTCATTGCGGCCGCAAAAGTTGGCGGCATAGTTGCAAATGATACGTACCCAGCCGAATTTCTCTATGATAATCTGATGATTACCAGCAACATCGTTGAAGCCAGCTACCGTGCGGGCGTCGAGAAACTGATGTTTCTGGGGTCAAGCTGTATCTACCCCAAATTTGCCACACAACCGATTACAGAAGACCAGTTACTGACAAACTCGCTTGAACCAACCAATGAATGGTATGCGATTGCGAAGATCGCCGGGATCAAGCTGTGCCAGGCTTATCGCCGCCAGTATGGCGCTGATTTCATCTCTGCGATGCCCACGAACCTTTACGGACCCGGCGATAACTTTCACCCGCAAAACAGCCATGTGATTCCTGCATTGATCCGCAAGGCTCATGAGGCAAAAACAGACGGCGCCGCCTCCATGGAAATCTGGGGCACGGGCACACCGCGCCGTGAGTTTCTACATGTGGATGACCTAGCAGACGCACTGGTGCATTTGATGAAAATCTATTCAGATGCTGAGCATGTCAATGTTGGCTCCGGTGAGGACCTGACCATTGAGGACCTCGCGCGCAATGTGATGGACGTCGTTGGCTTCGAGGGGGAACTGACGAAAAATACGAGCAAGCCTGACGGCACGCCGCGCAAACTAATGAGCGCTGATAAAATCAGGGGGCTTGGCTGGAAACCGTCTATTTCACTTCAATCCGGTCTGAAAAATGCCTATGACTGGTTTGTGGAAAATGAAGGTCAGTGGGCAGAGCGCTAATCTACTCCCCATCATACTATCTCAATCCAGTCCAGTTTTGCCTGCCCCGACAAGCATCTGATACCGAGATCAATGCGATGCGCATCTTTCAAATCCGCAGGCACGTCAATCCTGGCCTGGTCAGCACTTTGCGGTGTTCCATCAACAGGTGCGCCAGCAAGGCTGTATTCAATATTGGTATCAGGCGCGCAGGACCGCCACTGAATAATAATCTGCTGCGGCCTGGCAGGTGACATATTCAGCAAAGGCACTTCGAGGGTTTCATCCTCAGGTAAACATATTGAATCATCGGCGGCCGGAAAAAGTGACGTGACAATTTTTGCCGCTGATGCCGAGCCTGCCTTGAGGTGCTCAAGCATAAAACCTGTCATGGTCTTCGCTGCCGTAAGGCGTGAATGGTTGCGCCTCACAAGATGCCAGATTTCCCGGCGACGGCTTTCAGTAAATTGCGCCGTTTTTGTATCCTCTCCCATCAGGACACATGACAAAGGTTGATCGAGATGAGAGAAGGACAGTCCTGCCTGATAAAGCCGCATCCATAAATCCCAATCCATCGTATAATGCAGTGTACGACCAATACCGCCTATACTCTCTATCGCCTCCCGCTTCACAAAACATGAAGGCTGGGAAAGAGTATTGCCCCGTAGCAGCAAGCGGGATGCTGGTTGCGCTGTTCGATGAAAACCAGTCGTGCGACCTTTTTCATCAACTATTGTGCTCTGCCCGGTGACCACATCCGGCGCAGCGTCACTCTCAAACACGGAAAGCACTTTCTCAAGCGCACCCGGCATGAGCGCGTCATCAGCATTCAGCCAGCCAAGATACCTGCCGGACACTTCATCCCAGCCGGTGCCGATGGCATCAGCCTGCCCCCGGTCTGGTTGATGAAAACGCTTGCTGAGAATACCGTCAAACCTGTTCGCCAGCGCGACAGTGCGAGGGTCATTTGATGCGTCCATCAACGCAACTTCAACCTGCACATCCTGCACCTCTAGCGATTTCAGCGCGATCTCAAGGCGCGGATCGTACTGCCCGACAGGCACGACTATGGCAAAGTCATTCATGAACCATACTGCTGAATTTGCTGAACCAGATCAGTGATTTAGGGAAAGTTTTCAAACAAGTACAGACCGCTTTCCGGCTCCCCGGGTATCTTCTCTTGTCATGATGTTTATTTCTGCCTAAGGCTCCAGAGATGCAAAGGTGATATAGCCATGGCAAAGATTTTTCCCGTCATCATGGCCGGTGGTTCCGGAACACGACTGTGGCCTGTTTCCCGCAAACGGCAGCCAAAGCAGTTTCAGGCTATTGTAACTGACCAGACCATGTTTCTGCAGACCGTCAGCAGGATTACACAAGGGCGCACCACGACCGCTCTGGATATAGCTGATCCGATCGTCATATGCGCAACTGCGCATGAACAAACGGTGCGCACACAGTGTGCGGAAAACAACATCACATTGTTAAAACTGATCTTGGAGCCGGTGGGCCGCAACACAGCCCCTGTCGCTGCGATTGCCTCTCTGGTTATTCAGGAGATTGATCCAGATGGCATCATCCTGCTGTTGCCCGCAGATCATCACATCGTTGATACAGATGGTTTCTGGCAGGCCGTTGCATCGGGCCTTCAGGT from Parvularcula sp. IMCC14364 encodes the following:
- a CDS encoding glycosyltransferase; the encoded protein is MNDFAIVVPVGQYDPRLEIALKSLEVQDVQVEVALMDASNDPRTVALANRFDGILSKRFHQPDRGQADAIGTGWDEVSGRYLGWLNADDALMPGALEKVLSVFESDAAPDVVTGQSTIVDEKGRTTGFHRTAQPASRLLLRGNTLSQPSCFVKREAIESIGGIGRTLHYTMDWDLWMRLYQAGLSFSHLDQPLSCVLMGEDTKTAQFTESRRREIWHLVRRNHSRLTAAKTMTGFMLEHLKAGSASAAKIVTSLFPAADDSICLPEDETLEVPLLNMSPARPQQIIIQWRSCAPDTNIEYSLAGAPVDGTPQSADQARIDVPADLKDAHRIDLGIRCLSGQAKLDWIEIV
- a CDS encoding GDP-L-fucose synthase; translation: MQDTYSLDGKKVWVTGHRGMVGGALVRRLATENCATILTATRKEVDLKRQEQVEDWINTNKPDAVFIAAAKVGGIVANDTYPAEFLYDNLMITSNIVEASYRAGVEKLMFLGSSCIYPKFATQPITEDQLLTNSLEPTNEWYAIAKIAGIKLCQAYRRQYGADFISAMPTNLYGPGDNFHPQNSHVIPALIRKAHEAKTDGAASMEIWGTGTPRREFLHVDDLADALVHLMKIYSDAEHVNVGSGEDLTIEDLARNVMDVVGFEGELTKNTSKPDGTPRKLMSADKIRGLGWKPSISLQSGLKNAYDWFVENEGQWAER